One genomic segment of Paenibacillus durus includes these proteins:
- a CDS encoding glucose-1-phosphate adenylyltransferase, with translation MSKKDCIAMLLAGGEGRRLAPLTSSMAKPAVPFGGHFRIIDFPLSNCVNSGIDTIGVLTQYEAGSLHSHIGTGEAWGLRSEERKGVTLLPSGSEERNCYTGTADAIYKNIPYIDKLNVENVLILSGDHIYHMDYRQMLDYHLAKNAETTISVMEVPWEEASRFGVMNVDDDLKITSFVEKPKQPESNLASMGIYMFRWDYLKAHLLSDAANKSSSHDFGKDVIPAMLQNDDILFAYRFKGYWRDVGTVESLWEAHMDLLQRDGWKFNNANWPMYSRSQVSKPSSIRSKGQSTDAESLISEYASVEGNIQRSVIFDNVEIGKTSFVTNSVIMPGARIGKNAYIENAIIGEDALIKEGAVVKGSIDRIAVVGPNETVAPKPLILTQPSRLLQDVYEKAGTGRLRAGGLLS, from the coding sequence ATGAGTAAAAAAGATTGCATCGCCATGCTATTAGCAGGCGGGGAAGGGCGCAGACTTGCTCCACTTACATCCAGTATGGCCAAACCGGCCGTCCCTTTCGGAGGACATTTCAGAATTATTGATTTTCCCCTCAGCAATTGTGTGAACTCGGGTATTGATACGATCGGCGTACTGACGCAATATGAAGCTGGTTCCCTTCACAGCCATATCGGTACGGGAGAGGCCTGGGGTCTCCGGTCGGAAGAACGCAAAGGCGTAACACTGCTGCCCTCCGGCAGTGAAGAAAGAAATTGCTATACGGGTACGGCAGATGCTATTTATAAAAACATTCCATATATCGACAAACTTAATGTAGAGAATGTGCTTATTTTGTCCGGTGATCATATTTACCATATGGATTACCGCCAAATGCTTGATTATCACCTTGCTAAAAACGCCGAGACGACTATTTCCGTCATGGAAGTCCCGTGGGAGGAAGCCAGCCGCTTTGGTGTCATGAATGTTGACGATGATCTGAAAATCACGAGTTTTGTCGAGAAGCCCAAACAACCGGAAAGTAACCTGGCTTCAATGGGTATTTATATGTTCCGCTGGGATTATCTCAAGGCTCACCTGCTTAGCGACGCAGCGAACAAGAGTTCCAGCCACGATTTCGGCAAGGATGTAATTCCCGCCATGCTTCAGAATGATGATATCCTTTTCGCTTACCGTTTCAAAGGCTATTGGCGTGACGTGGGCACGGTGGAAAGCCTGTGGGAGGCACATATGGATCTCCTGCAACGAGATGGCTGGAAATTTAACAATGCGAATTGGCCCATGTACAGCCGCTCTCAAGTATCCAAACCATCCTCCATCCGGTCCAAAGGTCAATCCACAGATGCGGAATCCCTGATTAGCGAGTATGCCTCTGTGGAAGGCAATATCCAACGTTCGGTTATTTTCGACAATGTTGAAATCGGCAAAACCTCCTTCGTCACGAACAGCGTGATTATGCCCGGCGCCCGCATCGGCAAAAACGCATACATCGAAAATGCGATCATAGGGGAAGATGCTCTTATCAAAGAAGGGGCTGTTGTAAAAGGAAGCATTGATCGGATCGCTGTGGTCGGACCGAACGAGACGGTTGCGCCCAAACCGCTTATCCTTACCCAGCCTTCCCGGCTGCTTCAGGATGTATACGAGAAGGCCGGCACCGGAAGACTCCGGGCCGGGGGGCTGCTCTCGTAA
- a CDS encoding GNAT family N-acetyltransferase, protein MSSPVIGDIHTSQGRLTVVRADSGMAGDVLKLLREAAQWMRDNGLTQWKPEQFKEEEILSYFDEREVYIVMQGGVAAGMFTLQFGDPQYWGRRNDESFAYLHRLAVAMPFRGAGLGSKLLKFAAETAKASGRSGLRLDTIADNVKLNRYYQSQGFRYMGTNDVGGGRLVNLYEKIEILSDMNAIRLQYFDVADFECLRRWSVSPDFLKQWAGPSLHFPIQDDELRKYLTGANHPAESELMVYSAVHMATDTVIGHLSLAGIDRDNGSARITRVILDPEYRGKGYVRRMIGEAMRIGFESLDLHRLALGVFDFNTSAIRAYEALGFRREGEHLEAARFSDRYANLIEMAMLDREWNEMKHNII, encoded by the coding sequence ATGAGTTCGCCGGTTATTGGAGATATCCACACTTCCCAGGGCAGACTTACCGTGGTTCGAGCAGACTCCGGTATGGCCGGAGATGTTCTGAAGCTGCTGCGGGAAGCGGCGCAGTGGATGCGCGATAACGGCCTTACACAATGGAAACCGGAGCAGTTCAAGGAAGAGGAAATCCTGAGTTACTTTGACGAGCGTGAGGTCTATATCGTTATGCAGGGCGGCGTGGCTGCCGGTATGTTCACCCTGCAATTTGGAGACCCCCAGTACTGGGGACGGCGAAATGACGAGTCATTTGCTTATCTTCACAGGCTTGCAGTGGCGATGCCTTTCCGTGGAGCGGGACTGGGCAGCAAGCTGCTGAAGTTCGCCGCCGAGACGGCCAAAGCCTCCGGACGCAGCGGGCTTCGTCTAGATACGATCGCCGATAATGTAAAGTTGAACCGGTATTACCAGAGCCAGGGATTCCGTTATATGGGCACCAATGATGTCGGCGGAGGGCGGCTTGTCAATCTGTATGAAAAAATAGAGATTTTAAGCGATATGAATGCTATTCGGTTGCAGTATTTTGATGTAGCGGACTTCGAATGTCTGAGACGTTGGAGCGTCTCGCCGGATTTCCTCAAGCAGTGGGCGGGGCCTTCGCTTCACTTTCCGATACAGGATGATGAGCTGAGAAAATATCTCACCGGCGCCAACCATCCCGCTGAGTCCGAGCTGATGGTTTACAGCGCCGTGCATATGGCAACGGATACCGTTATCGGACATCTCAGTCTGGCCGGCATTGACCGGGATAACGGTTCGGCCCGAATTACCAGGGTCATACTTGATCCGGAATACCGGGGAAAGGGCTATGTACGCCGGATGATTGGCGAAGCTATGCGCATCGGGTTTGAATCATTGGACCTGCACAGGCTTGCGCTCGGTGTCTTTGATTTCAATACCTCCGCGATTCGTGCTTATGAAGCTCTTGGATTCCGCCGGGAAGGCGAGCATCTCGAAGCGGCCCGTTTCAGTGACCGCTATGCGAATCTTATCGAGATGGCTATGCTGGACAGAGAGTGGAATGAAATGAAACACAACATTATATAA
- a CDS encoding sensor histidine kinase gives MIKKGMRRQIVLHYILVVFLALLLVEVIFLIVIRTYYYDSIYTRITTQLNQAEYFYRVTSRDSPISLQELLRSFELKDTELQVLTLKGDMITSSTGFQPDRTITTSDVPEAVGGGIGRWVGRQPGTNENVMAVSKVLQIHGRDSYVLRYVTSVEGVNADLFNVTLISVSVGIAVLAVVAAFSFGLANSIIKPLNNITAVSAQMAKGKFNARIKGDYLYEIGELASTLNYLAEEIVRSNQIKDDFISSISHELRTPLTSIKGWSETLISGGYDPEETKLGMSIISKESDRLIGLVEEILDFSKLHQNEMKLSIGIVGVKELLQEIILNLWAKAEKKSIRLVLEAEEGIYVRGDANRLKQVFLNLTDNAVKFSHEGSVIMLSARRADEEKAEIVVQDSGIGISQDHLNRVKDRFFQVDSLNGGTGLGLAISQQLVELHGGTMEIESELGKGTRVTVYLQLAEPSPEVETMGQESLPMPEENHDREEGNT, from the coding sequence ATGATCAAGAAGGGGATGCGCAGACAGATTGTTTTACACTACATTCTTGTAGTTTTTTTGGCGCTTCTCCTCGTGGAAGTCATCTTTCTGATCGTAATTCGGACGTATTACTATGACAGCATCTATACCCGGATTACGACACAACTCAATCAGGCGGAATATTTTTATCGGGTCACTAGTAGGGACTCCCCGATTTCCCTGCAGGAGCTGCTGCGCAGCTTCGAACTAAAGGATACGGAGCTTCAAGTGCTTACACTGAAAGGCGATATGATCACAAGCTCGACGGGCTTCCAGCCTGACCGGACGATTACGACGAGCGATGTGCCGGAAGCGGTCGGCGGCGGAATCGGACGGTGGGTCGGCAGACAGCCGGGAACTAACGAAAACGTTATGGCCGTCTCCAAAGTGCTGCAAATCCACGGCCGCGACTCCTATGTGCTGCGTTATGTGACCTCTGTTGAAGGAGTGAACGCCGATTTGTTTAACGTCACTCTTATCTCGGTTAGCGTTGGCATAGCCGTACTTGCGGTCGTCGCCGCTTTCAGCTTCGGGTTGGCCAACTCAATTATCAAGCCGTTGAACAATATTACGGCGGTATCCGCGCAAATGGCCAAAGGCAAATTCAATGCGCGCATTAAGGGAGATTATCTTTACGAGATCGGCGAGCTTGCTTCCACCCTGAATTACTTGGCCGAGGAGATTGTGCGGAGCAATCAGATCAAGGACGATTTTATCTCCTCGATATCGCATGAACTCAGGACGCCGCTGACCAGCATCAAGGGCTGGAGCGAGACGTTAATCTCCGGCGGTTACGACCCCGAAGAAACAAAGCTCGGTATGAGCATTATTTCCAAGGAGAGCGACCGGCTGATTGGGCTTGTCGAGGAGATCCTCGACTTCTCCAAGCTGCATCAGAATGAAATGAAGCTTTCCATCGGCATCGTAGGTGTAAAAGAGCTGCTGCAGGAAATTATTCTGAATCTGTGGGCCAAAGCTGAGAAAAAGAGCATCAGGCTTGTGCTGGAGGCGGAAGAAGGCATTTATGTCAGAGGCGACGCTAACCGGCTGAAGCAGGTGTTCCTGAATTTGACAGACAATGCGGTTAAATTCTCGCATGAAGGCTCAGTCATCATGCTTTCTGCGCGCCGTGCTGACGAGGAAAAGGCCGAAATCGTGGTGCAGGATAGCGGAATCGGCATCAGCCAGGATCACTTAAACCGGGTTAAAGACCGCTTCTTCCAGGTGGATTCGCTTAATGGCGGCACCGGGCTTGGTCTGGCTATTTCTCAGCAGCTGGTGGAGCTTCATGGCGGAACGATGGAAATTGAAAGCGAGCTTGGCAAAGGCACTAGGGTTACGGTGTACCTGCAGCTTGCGGAGCCGTCTCCGGAAGTGGAGACGATGGGGCAGGAGAGCCTGCCCATGCCGGAGGAAAATCATGATCGGGAGGAGGGAAATACATGA
- a CDS encoding response regulator transcription factor, with product MSKVLILEDEESIRSFIVINLKRNGFEVLEAGDGNEALAKLNAVPDIDIALLDVMVPGIDGFEVCRRIRETNERIGIIFLTAKVQEQDKVYALSVGADDHVSKPFSPTELIARIQSLLRRVNVHREQSAKVSFQSGPFTLDLISKQFKRSGTPIELTPTEFSLVQFFFEKENTPLSRDLLLDHVWGKEYMGDPKIVDVNIRRLRQKIENNPSEPEYLQTVWGHGYKWKGQGQ from the coding sequence ATGAGTAAGGTGCTCATACTGGAGGATGAAGAATCCATCCGCAGTTTTATTGTCATCAACTTGAAACGCAACGGGTTTGAAGTGCTGGAAGCGGGCGACGGCAATGAAGCTCTCGCCAAGCTGAATGCGGTACCCGATATTGATATCGCGCTGCTAGACGTGATGGTGCCGGGTATTGACGGTTTCGAAGTATGCAGACGAATCCGCGAGACGAATGAACGGATCGGCATCATTTTTCTGACGGCCAAGGTGCAGGAGCAGGATAAGGTATATGCGCTGTCCGTCGGCGCCGACGATCATGTCAGCAAGCCTTTCAGCCCGACGGAGCTGATCGCCCGCATCCAATCGCTCCTCCGGAGAGTGAATGTGCACCGGGAGCAGTCCGCCAAGGTGTCTTTTCAGTCCGGCCCGTTTACGCTGGATCTCATTTCCAAGCAATTCAAGCGCAGCGGAACTCCTATCGAGCTTACACCGACCGAATTTTCGCTCGTGCAGTTTTTCTTTGAAAAAGAAAATACACCGCTCAGCCGGGATCTTCTGCTCGATCATGTGTGGGGCAAGGAGTATATGGGCGACCCGAAGATCGTAGACGTCAACATCCGCAGGCTGCGTCAAAAAATCGAAAACAACCCATCGGAGCCCGAATATCTGCAGACAGTATGGGGGCACGGTTATAAGTGGAAAGGTCAGGGACAATGA
- a CDS encoding phosphonate ABC transporter ATP-binding protein: MIIVEHLAKSIGPEQTPVLRDIGFRMESGELIGLLGASGSGKTTLLRCLALRDKWDKGNFRVDGTDILQGGFGGRVKIRREWAFLEQNAQLNPTRTALKNVLIGQAAQTPLWRRLTGMVRSDDYMGAMDELERIGLLDKAKMKTGQLSGGERQRVAIARALVHGAKVILADEPVTGLDPKSAQSIMETLRELCKESGLTVVAIIPLELAERYATRLWVLDNGRIRHDVSGRRLTSQERAGLL, translated from the coding sequence ATGATTATCGTGGAGCATTTAGCCAAGTCGATTGGACCGGAACAGACTCCGGTACTGAGAGATATAGGCTTTCGAATGGAATCTGGAGAACTGATCGGACTGCTCGGCGCGAGCGGGAGCGGCAAGACAACGCTGCTCCGGTGCCTGGCGCTGCGCGACAAGTGGGACAAAGGGAATTTCCGGGTGGATGGCACCGATATTCTACAGGGCGGCTTTGGCGGCAGAGTGAAAATCCGCCGTGAATGGGCGTTCCTGGAGCAGAACGCCCAGCTGAATCCGACCCGCACCGCTTTAAAGAACGTGCTGATTGGCCAAGCTGCCCAGACCCCTTTATGGCGGAGACTGACGGGAATGGTCCGTTCCGACGATTACATGGGAGCGATGGATGAACTGGAACGGATCGGCTTGCTGGACAAGGCCAAGATGAAGACAGGCCAACTCAGCGGCGGGGAGCGCCAGCGCGTTGCCATCGCCCGGGCGCTCGTCCACGGAGCCAAGGTCATTCTTGCCGATGAGCCGGTGACGGGGCTTGACCCGAAGTCGGCGCAGAGCATTATGGAGACGCTGCGGGAACTATGCAAGGAGAGCGGTCTTACGGTTGTCGCCATCATACCGCTTGAGCTTGCTGAACGCTACGCTACGCGCCTTTGGGTGCTGGACAATGGCAGGATTAGGCATGATGTCAGCGGACGCCGGCTTACCTCGCAGGAGCGGGCCGGATTATTATAG
- a CDS encoding ArsR/SmtB family transcription factor — MEYELKIDVSPVYELVDSFMLYVTRKWISNLDIGPEWVRDLDGRIPPQKVSALLQAAEWPFEDYDVLYCWAYTHGPSAKVQLFLEDMESATVEEWFELAAPYVPGFTLEECRRIKDGYGPLLRLWHEQYFRHVESKMLPLLIEDASEKKLLQSKMDPGALIEYASGGFVIEDIPELETIVLLPTVHHRPINTYCFYKKLMLVQYPVDVPVENEDEPPTLLLRMTKALSDPVRLRLLRYLANEPKSLWEMQSDLGQSGDILMHHLMMLRVAGLLRLHLREEQNERFSIRLDGASELQMFLESYIRL, encoded by the coding sequence ATGGAATATGAATTGAAAATTGACGTGTCGCCCGTATATGAACTGGTGGACAGTTTCATGCTATATGTAACGCGAAAATGGATTTCCAATCTGGATATCGGACCCGAGTGGGTGCGCGACCTCGACGGTCGGATTCCCCCTCAAAAGGTGTCGGCGCTGCTGCAAGCCGCCGAATGGCCGTTCGAAGACTATGACGTTCTTTACTGCTGGGCTTATACCCACGGACCGTCTGCCAAAGTGCAGCTGTTCCTTGAAGATATGGAGTCCGCCACCGTGGAGGAATGGTTTGAACTCGCCGCCCCCTACGTTCCCGGGTTCACGCTGGAAGAGTGCCGCCGAATCAAAGATGGCTACGGACCGCTGCTGCGGCTCTGGCATGAACAGTACTTTCGGCATGTCGAGTCCAAAATGCTTCCTCTGCTTATTGAAGATGCTTCCGAGAAAAAGCTGCTGCAGAGCAAGATGGACCCCGGAGCGCTGATCGAGTACGCCTCGGGCGGATTTGTGATCGAGGACATCCCCGAGCTGGAAACAATCGTGCTTCTGCCAACGGTGCATCACCGGCCGATCAACACGTACTGTTTTTACAAAAAGCTGATGCTTGTACAGTATCCCGTGGACGTCCCCGTGGAGAATGAAGATGAGCCGCCCACCCTGTTACTCCGCATGACCAAAGCGCTGTCCGATCCGGTGCGGCTTCGCCTGCTCCGCTATCTTGCCAACGAGCCGAAGTCGCTCTGGGAAATGCAATCCGACCTCGGCCAGTCGGGCGACATTCTGATGCATCATCTGATGATGCTGCGGGTAGCCGGACTTCTGCGCCTCCATTTGCGGGAAGAGCAGAACGAACGGTTCAGCATCCGTCTCGACGGCGCATCGGAACTTCAGATGTTCCTTGAATCGTATATTCGATTATAA
- a CDS encoding HAD family hydrolase — protein sequence MKYWTQQVIFDLDDTLVHCNKYFDLILGQYFEMMSDWFNEEGATTEELRRKQVEIDVETVNMSGLASDNFPKSLIATYRYFCAKYNRPADRFQEEQLMKLGLSVYDQEIEAYPGMVETLDNLKHDGHQLHLYTGGDHSIQRRKIEQMKLDLYFEDRIYIRKHKNVESLEAILSSQPFERKRTWMIGNSLRTDVLPAITAGVKSVYLKQQNEWLYNMIELQHEMQQSLITISSIHEVVPVIRGAAVRRNKSHG from the coding sequence ATGAAATATTGGACTCAGCAGGTGATCTTTGACCTGGATGATACTTTAGTCCACTGCAACAAATATTTTGACCTCATTCTGGGGCAGTATTTCGAGATGATGAGTGACTGGTTCAATGAAGAAGGAGCTACAACCGAAGAGCTCCGCCGCAAGCAAGTGGAGATTGATGTCGAGACGGTCAATATGAGCGGGCTCGCAAGTGACAACTTTCCGAAGTCGCTGATCGCTACCTACCGCTATTTCTGCGCAAAATATAACCGGCCAGCCGATCGTTTCCAGGAAGAACAGCTAATGAAGCTTGGTCTCAGCGTATACGATCAGGAAATCGAAGCCTATCCCGGCATGGTCGAGACGCTCGACAACCTGAAGCATGACGGCCATCAATTGCATTTGTACACAGGCGGAGACCATTCGATACAACGGCGCAAGATCGAACAGATGAAGCTGGACCTCTACTTTGAAGACCGCATTTATATCCGGAAGCATAAAAATGTGGAATCGCTGGAAGCGATTTTAAGCAGCCAACCCTTTGAACGAAAACGCACCTGGATGATTGGCAATTCTCTCCGTACCGATGTGCTCCCGGCCATTACCGCCGGTGTCAAGAGCGTCTATCTGAAGCAGCAGAACGAATGGCTGTACAATATGATCGAGCTTCAGCACGAAATGCAGCAGTCGTTAATCACAATTTCTTCCATCCATGAAGTAGTGCCCGTCATTCGCGGAGCCGCTGTGCGCCGGAACAAAAGCCACGGCTGA
- a CDS encoding DsbA family protein codes for MKNSQNKKKKTGNQYALPMVLGGLVVILAVALGLVLTRGQAGEAADLSNLPNYTDVKGTIVVDGLKYEKQPRIGNPEAKVKVIEFADFKCPACKKWTQTYMEQFIKDYVDTGKVEYYFMNFAFIDRDSYLAASAGEAIYHQSNEKFWEYVTKLYDNQGDESKIWATEKFILNFVKDNIDGIDYAKFEKDLKNQTYMLDVKEDFKIAGSYGVNGTPKFMVNGSLLKGSSYEALTAAIDRQLAGGN; via the coding sequence ATGAAGAACAGCCAGAATAAGAAGAAAAAGACAGGAAACCAATATGCGCTGCCTATGGTGCTGGGAGGACTGGTCGTTATCCTTGCGGTCGCGCTCGGTCTTGTTCTGACCAGGGGGCAAGCAGGAGAAGCTGCGGATTTGAGTAATCTGCCCAACTACACCGATGTGAAGGGAACGATCGTGGTTGACGGTCTCAAATACGAGAAGCAGCCCCGGATCGGAAATCCGGAAGCCAAGGTTAAGGTGATCGAGTTTGCCGATTTTAAATGTCCCGCCTGCAAAAAATGGACGCAAACCTACATGGAGCAGTTCATCAAGGATTATGTGGATACCGGCAAGGTCGAATACTACTTCATGAACTTTGCCTTTATCGACCGTGACTCCTACCTGGCCGCCAGCGCAGGCGAAGCGATCTATCATCAGAGCAACGAGAAATTCTGGGAATATGTAACCAAGCTGTACGATAATCAGGGGGACGAGAGCAAGATTTGGGCCACTGAGAAGTTCATCCTGAACTTCGTGAAGGACAACATTGACGGTATCGATTACGCTAAGTTCGAGAAAGATCTCAAGAATCAGACCTATATGTTGGACGTAAAAGAGGACTTCAAAATCGCCGGCTCCTACGGCGTTAACGGCACTCCCAAGTTTATGGTGAACGGTTCGCTTCTGAAAGGTTCCTCGTATGAGGCTTTGACGGCCGCCATCGACAGACAACTGGCGGGCGGTAATTGA
- a CDS encoding type IA DNA topoisomerase, giving the protein MKTLIIAEKPDMGRNIAAAIDPKAKNHRSYLEGEQYIITWAIGHLIELAEPEAYDPKYKRWNIGDLPIIPEQFKLVPNRKTIDQLKVIGELAKRSNLLINSCDAGREGQHIFSLIQRHLKLQQPVKRLWISDLTTETIRKGFQELKDGSEYDNLTKAAKARSEADWLIGMNGSRAFTTRHNALLSVGRVQTPVLALIYERQKTIEAFSSLKFFQVEGHFVQGDTSYKGMWQGDRLTEKDKADALAAKVKGKPGRIASYEVKDTKEYPNRLYDLTLLQREANGKFGFSAKKTLDTAQALYEKHKVISYPRTNSNYVTEQNIPEMHKTLSSLTGTAYDEWVQGANRSLVHKGNKFVCNPAKVEDHHAILPTGRKAAGLSPDEQKLYDLIVRRFLSQFYPAAEYKMHTVLTEVEEETFKTTVKELLSLGWKVIYNDQKKDKPRGGRAKGKDEEAEEETEVSEPFSVVSDEGVHCGDAIVKEKETQPPKAFTEGTLLKAMESAGKQIEDEELRDAMKDSGLGTPATRAATIERLKKVGYIEMQGKKILITQKGRTAIELIRGAGVELLTSPEMTGHWERRLNEISRGTASDLQFMENVKKFAAMIVDKVRAQSRADKMSFESSEPASGKGGKGRGGTRRSGGGRDGSGGSKGDGDAFSADGGGNWQSGVSGKAGGESGGADRGEAAGRSVPAASDAASGENAVAAVAPSENAAAAAAPGGNASPGRRSVESGSGAKEAAASRPAAPKFIGTCPRPGCGGQIFMGRKGYGCSHYKEGCGFVIWKESYGRQLTDTQIKALIEKGRTAKLKLMLPDGSAAEGKLTLRNTETGELGVE; this is encoded by the coding sequence TTGAAGACACTGATCATTGCGGAAAAACCGGATATGGGACGGAACATCGCCGCCGCAATTGACCCGAAAGCCAAAAATCACCGTTCCTACCTTGAAGGGGAGCAGTATATTATTACATGGGCCATCGGGCATCTGATCGAACTGGCGGAGCCCGAGGCATACGATCCGAAATACAAAAGGTGGAATATCGGCGACCTGCCGATCATCCCCGAGCAGTTCAAGCTCGTGCCGAACCGGAAGACCATTGATCAGCTTAAAGTGATCGGGGAACTCGCCAAGCGCAGCAATCTGCTGATTAACTCCTGTGACGCCGGGCGGGAGGGGCAGCATATTTTCTCGCTGATCCAGCGGCATTTGAAGCTGCAGCAGCCGGTAAAGCGCCTGTGGATCTCCGACCTTACGACCGAGACGATCCGCAAAGGCTTCCAGGAGCTAAAAGACGGGTCCGAGTATGACAACTTGACCAAAGCGGCGAAAGCCCGCAGCGAAGCCGACTGGCTGATCGGAATGAACGGCTCGCGGGCCTTTACCACAAGGCATAACGCGCTTCTGTCGGTCGGCCGGGTGCAGACGCCGGTCCTTGCTCTGATCTACGAACGGCAAAAGACGATCGAAGCCTTTTCCTCACTGAAATTTTTTCAGGTGGAGGGTCACTTTGTGCAGGGAGACACGTCTTACAAGGGCATGTGGCAGGGCGACCGCCTGACTGAAAAGGATAAAGCGGATGCGCTGGCCGCAAAGGTCAAAGGTAAGCCTGGGCGTATTGCCTCATACGAGGTCAAGGATACGAAAGAATATCCGAACAGGCTGTATGATCTGACGCTGCTGCAGCGTGAAGCGAACGGCAAATTCGGTTTTTCGGCCAAAAAAACGCTCGACACCGCCCAAGCGCTGTACGAGAAGCATAAAGTGATTTCGTACCCGAGGACGAATTCCAATTATGTAACCGAGCAGAATATTCCGGAGATGCACAAGACGCTGTCCTCGCTAACAGGAACGGCTTACGATGAATGGGTTCAAGGCGCGAACCGGAGCCTGGTGCACAAAGGCAATAAATTTGTCTGCAATCCGGCGAAGGTTGAGGATCATCATGCCATTCTGCCGACGGGGCGCAAAGCAGCGGGGCTCAGTCCAGACGAGCAGAAGCTGTACGATCTCATTGTCCGGCGGTTCCTGTCACAGTTCTATCCGGCTGCCGAATACAAGATGCATACTGTCCTCACCGAAGTGGAAGAAGAAACATTCAAGACGACGGTCAAAGAACTGCTGAGCCTTGGCTGGAAGGTCATTTATAATGATCAGAAGAAGGACAAGCCAAGAGGCGGCAGAGCCAAGGGCAAGGATGAAGAAGCGGAAGAAGAGACGGAGGTCAGCGAGCCTTTCTCCGTTGTTTCTGATGAGGGTGTTCACTGCGGTGATGCTATTGTGAAGGAGAAGGAGACGCAGCCGCCGAAGGCTTTCACGGAAGGCACTCTGCTGAAGGCCATGGAAAGCGCGGGCAAGCAGATCGAGGACGAGGAGCTGCGCGACGCAATGAAGGATTCGGGCCTCGGAACTCCGGCGACAAGGGCGGCGACAATCGAACGGCTCAAGAAGGTCGGATACATTGAAATGCAGGGCAAAAAGATTCTGATCACGCAAAAGGGACGGACTGCGATTGAGCTAATCCGTGGGGCAGGCGTCGAGCTGCTGACATCTCCAGAAATGACGGGCCACTGGGAGCGCCGCCTGAATGAAATCTCGCGCGGCACGGCTTCGGACCTGCAATTTATGGAGAATGTCAAGAAATTCGCAGCGATGATTGTCGATAAGGTGCGAGCGCAGTCAAGGGCCGACAAAATGTCCTTTGAAAGCTCTGAACCGGCATCAGGCAAGGGAGGGAAAGGAAGGGGCGGCACCCGGCGTTCAGGCGGCGGGAGGGACGGTTCCGGTGGTAGCAAAGGCGATGGTGACGCTTTCAGTGCGGATGGAGGCGGCAATTGGCAGAGTGGCGTTTCCGGGAAAGCGGGAGGCGAGTCCGGCGGAGCCGACAGGGGAGAGGCCGCCGGACGGTCCGTTCCAGCGGCATCGGACGCGGCCTCAGGCGAGAACGCTGTGGCGGCAGTGGCACCGAGCGAGAACGCAGCGGCGGCAGCCGCACCGGGCGGCAACGCTTCTCCAGGGCGTCGGAGCGTTGAGTCCGGTTCCGGTGCCAAGGAAGCCGCTGCTTCCCGGCCTGCTGCCCCCAAGTTCATCGGCACCTGCCCGCGTCCCGGCTGCGGCGGTCAAATCTTTATGGGACGCAAAGGGTATGGCTGCTCTCATTACAAGGAAGGCTGCGGATTTGTCATCTGGAAGGAAAGCTACGGCAGACAGCTTACCGACACCCAGATTAAGGCGCTTATCGAAAAAGGGCGCACCGCCAAGCTGAAGCTGATGCTTCCGGACGGTTCGGCTGCCGAAGGCAAGCTGACCCTCCGAAACACGGAAACGGGGGAGCTGGGGGTGGAATAG